The genomic DNA TACGTAGCTCAGAAAAAGCATTTTCTAACATAACCAGCTTCTGTTCTATGGCATAACTCTGATCCCTAACATGATTGATATATGATTCATAGTCATTGAATAAGGTTAAATAATCTACCTTCTGTGACAAACACATATTTAATATCAGAAATACTGAGACACTATCTTGTTCATAATAATTTCTTCACTCGCATTCAAGGGTTCTTTTTTGGCTAAGAGAGTGTCTAGAATGGCCAGCTTTTGTAGTTTCTCCTTTTCAGCCAATTCCTCTTTCTTGACATCCTACATGCTCTTATACTCAGCAAGACTCTTCGTGTTTGTGGACTGAGCATTATTTCTTTTTGCCTTTGCAGCTTTGACCCCTTCTGGCCTATTCTCACAGTCCTCAACATTGCAGTTTGATGATTGTGAACCTTCGGCAGCTGGTTTCCTCTTTGTTGCAGGCTGAGATAGAGACGTGTTAATAGCATTAAGGCTTAGCCATTTCTGCTCATTCTTTAACAGACACCAACAATGTTCAAGGTTAAACCTCTTCTTATGCTCAGCGAAGTAGATTTCATGTGCATTCTTTAGGATATCAATTTCCGAATGACCAGAACTGTTCAGTCTCTCTGCAGCTGCCATTGCCGCACAAAACTTGTTAGTTTGGTCATTTATCTTGTGCCAACGCTGCTTGTAATGTGTCACCAGCATCTGTTCACCACTATTTCTAGCATGAGGAGTGTCAGCATAGTACCGGCTAATCCTCGTCCAGAAGCTTCCTCCCTTTTGTTGATTAGACACAATGGCATCCTTTGAAGTGTTGAGCCATGCAGAGATCAGGACTTCATCATCAGCAGGTGCCCATGTCTTTCTCTACTTGCGCTCCACTGGTGTATCTTGAGAAAGAGGTGGCGCCTCAGAAGGTTGTGAGCTGAAAGGAGGCATTTGTGAGCTGTTCTGTCTAGAAGGTTGATAACtttcaaaacaaaagttttcatcTCTACCAACGGATTCTTGACTGTTAAGCAAGtttaagtaagaagaagactgatAATATGGATTCGTAGAATCCATATGAAAATACTTAGAGAATGAGTATATAGTAGAAGGGATTAGCTAAGAGAATGAGTATGGAATAGAAGGGATTAGCTAAGAGAATGAGTATAGAATAGAAGGGATTAGCTAAGAGAATGAGTATAGAAAATACttagagaatgagagagatttATAATGGAAATAGAAAGAAGATGGTTGGGGTTTAATAGGTAAAAATGTAACTTGCAATAAGTTACAAAACATAATGAGCTAACAACCAcagtctaatcacaatttatgacaagtACAATTCAAAAACAGCTATGAAGTACTCGTTAATGGCTCATTCAATTTAAAGATGACAAAAACggatatgaagaagaaagatatgaAGTTACTATCTACACGGTTGGTGTCTTTACTTACAAGTACATAGTACATCCTTAGTCACAATTCAATTTATGTAACTAATACGCATGAACAATGAACAAACCATACAAAAATGTCACCCAACAAGAAATCATAATCAAGAATCAAGCATATCAATTAACCAGACTATCTAACTACAGATTACTAGTCTCTTGCCCTAAACATTACACAGCTAGTTTGTATGAGTTACTACCATATCTTAATCTGAGGTAAAGGGATTCAACTTTTATGAGTTACAACTACTTTTGTTAAGTTACTACCAGAGAATAACCTTTTGCTAAATCGATAATCCTACACAAAAAGCTATGAACTAGCTATACACAGAGACTAACCCTGAagcaaatcatatatatctcaaattggaggaagaagatataCCTTAAATTTCGCACAATTGAACCGCCGGACAAGCTTCGGGAGACACAGAAGTTGGAGATCGTCTTGCAATTGGTGGTCCTTCGTCGCCGTCGAGATGGAAGGGAGGATTCAAAAACTTCCTCTCGAGATTTCGTCCGGTCTTAACCCTACCCAAAAACGCCAGACAAGCTACGGAGGACACATAATTTGGAGATAGGCGTGAAATCGgtggaaaagaggaagaaatcCACGAGAGAATTTCGTCGCCGTCGCCGTCGAGATGGAAGGGAGAATTTGAAAAGCCCTCTCGAGATTTCGTCCGTGTTAACCCAAACCCAAAGACGCCGGACAAGCTACAGGAGACACAGAAGGTGGAGATAGGCTTGAAATCGGTGAAATCGGTGGAACAGAGGAAGACATCCACGAGGGAATTTCGTCGCCGTCGAGATAGAAGAGAGAACTCGAAAATTAATCTATCCGGATTTCGTCGATTGTTAACCCTACCCATAGACCAAGGCCAATCACAACCTTCCATGTCTCCAAGTACACGATAGAAAAACGTTGCGTTTTAAGAATCGTTTTTTAGgtatttgactttattttttattttttttttttaaacaaaaatcgGGGAACAGTTGAAAATAACGCCGATGCACATgctttgagtttttcttttcgtttGCTGTGTCATTGTTGCTACTCAGCGGCCTACTCTTATTAAAGTTTAGGCAATAGGTTGGAGTCATTATAATATCCTTCATcgtttgaatataaaaaaagttatagttTTTAGTTAGATTTTACATAGTTACATGAacttttttcatattatattttgttactttttaacGTCATGTGTGGATCGATAAAACCggtccataaaaaaaaaacacaattttggCTTATtaattaatggttttttttttctcttctgaaaattaaaagattcaaattttaaaGGAAAATCCTCttaaaataccactaaaatttgTCTAATTAAAAAAGATTATCATAACCcccttaaaaatatttaacatgcTGAGTTAATTGgaattctaccaaaaaaaaaacatgccgAGTTAATCCGTTTTGAAAGCCCTAATCTAATTAAATCTTTGATGTAGAAAACGCAccgttttgagttttgacctTTAGGCTATGAATGGCAATAAGTTTttcattggtttttagtttttagattttggtttttggatttttgtttttaaatttttggtttttggtttttgctgtatatttaaaaattaataaattaaaaagtcaaaaataaaaatttacgctggaaaaaaaggttttccacaaaatctcaaatttatggtttttagtttttctttgaaatttagaaaaacCACTTAGAAACTAGTTTTCCTAATTTTTAGGGAAtccaatttttgaaaatgttgaaTGGTAAAGaaatagattttcaaaaaatcaaaaaccaaaatcaacttaaaaattaaaaactagttATCATTCAAGGccttattcttctttcttcttcgcttCTGCATTTGTTTCtcgaagcaaaaaaaaaaaaaaaaactccgaCTTTCAAATTTGCCTGAAACGAGAACTCAGTGCTGTGGTCTATCTCTTTCACCTTGGCCTTATCAAAAGGTACACTTTTTAACTACCCAGCTtagtttttagggttcttagtaatcaataatattcaattttggATCTTAGGGTTCCGTAATTTGAGATTCCTTCTCGATACATCTTGTAGCCTTGCGTTAGCTGATGATTAGAAATCCCAATTTGACAATTTCATATTCActtaattgtttgattttgtttattctaCTCAAATCAGATTCCTTTTTGCTGTaaattttaaggtttttggttATGGCGACGAAGAAAGTGATAGCTATATGTCAGTCAGGGGGAGAGTTTGTGACTAATAAAGATGGATCATTAGCTTATTCCGGTGGTGATGCTTATGCCATAGACATCGATCAAGACACTTCCATGAGTGATTTCAAATCCGAATTAGCTGAAAATTTCGGGTTTAGTTGGGAGACTATGACACTTAAGTACTTCCTCCCTGGAAACAAGAAAACTTTAATTACCATCTCTAAAGATAAAGATTTCAAACGCATGGTTAGCTTCTCAGCAGACGCAGCAAATGTCGAGATATTCGTTTTACCCGAAGAAGCTGATGCCAGGAACGTCTCCAACATGCCAGCTAGTCGGTGGGTGTTTCTTGTTTTCCACATCTTGTTTCTCTAACATTGTTTAAGTTTGGTAATGACTGATCTGTTTTTGGCAGATCAAGTAGGACGACTGCATCGGAAGCAGTGGTACCTGTAGCTTCTGCAGGAGATATAGTCGTGGGGGATGATGATATGATAACAGATGACTTTCAGATTGAAATAGGAATGATGCCTGAAGAAAGCAGTCCTTTGCctggaaattttgttttgactGACGAGAAACAGCATATAAAAGCCGCGCAGCAGTGGGAAAACGCAATCACTGGTGTTGATCAAAGGTTCAACAGCTTTACAGAGTTCCGAGATGTGTTGCACAAGTACTCGATCGCTCATGGGTTTACTTACAAGTACAAGAAGAACGATAGTCATCGTGTCTCAGTCAAATGCAAGGCTCAAGGTTGTCCATGGCGTATCACTGCGTCGAGGCTTTCGACTACGCAGCTGATTTGCATCAAGAAAATGAATTCAAGGCACACGTGTGAGAGAGCGGTTGTGAAAGCTGGGTACCGTGCAACAAGAGGTTGGATTGGAAGTATTATCAAGGAGAAGTTGAAAGCCTTTCCGGATTACAAACCAAAGGATATTGCAGAGGATATAAAAAGAGAGTATGGGATTCAACTGAATTACTCACAGGCATGGAGAGCTAAAGAGATCGCTAGAGAGCAGCTTCAAGGTTCTTATAAAGAGGCGTATAGTCAACTTCCTTCTTTCTGCGAGAAGATCACGGAGACAAATCCTGGAAGTATCGCCACTTTCATGACAAAAGAAGATTCGAGCTTCCATCGCCTTTTCATATCGTTCTACGCATCAATATCTGGGTTTAGACAAGGTTGTCGCCCTCTCCTTTTCCTAGACAGCGCTGTCTTGAACTCTAAGTACCAAGGGGTTATGCTTGTTGCTACAGCTCCTGACGCAGAAGATGGAATATTTCCAGTAGCTTTTGCAGTTGTGGATTCTGAGACAGAAGAAAACTGGGTTTGGTTTTTGGAGAATCTCAAATTGGCATTGGCCGAGCCTCGGACAATCACATTTGTCGCAGATTTCCAAAACGGTCAGAAGAATGCATTGCCGCTGGTATTTGAAAAAGGACAGCATCATGCCTATTGTCTGCGTCACCTAGCCAAGAAATTAAATACGGACTTGCAGGCGCAGTTTTCTCATGAAGCAAGACGGTTTATGCTCAACGACTTCTATGCTGCAGCTTATGCTACACAACCCGAGGCATATTACCGTTCCTTggagaatataaaaaatatttccccTGATGCTTACACTTGGGTTATAGAAAGTGAACCATTCCATTGGGCAAATGCTTTGTTTGAAGGAGAGAGATATAACCACATGAACTCCACTTTTGGGCTAGATTTCTACAGCTGGGTTTCCGAAGCACATGAGTTGCCCATAACGCAAATGATAGACCAACTTAGAGCAAAGTTGATGCAATCGATATATACCCATCAGGTACAATCCAGGGAATGGGTTACAACCCTAACACCAACCAACGAGGAGAAGctacaaaaagaaatagaactTGCAAGGTCACTTCAGGTTTCAGCGCCTCACAATAGCTTATTCGAGGTTCATGGTGAATCCCTCAACTTAGTTGATATCAATCAGTGTGATTGCGACTGTAAGGTATGGAGAATTACTGGTTTACCATGTAGCCACGCAGTTGCAGTGATTGAATGTATCGGGAAAAGCCCTTATGATTACTGCTCCAGATACTTTACCTCAGACAGTTACCGTTCAACGTATGCTGAGTCCATTAACCCTGTCCCTAACACCacaatgacgatgatgatggtggAGGAACCGCCCGTTGAGGGGGTTGTTTCAGTTACTCCACCGCCCACAAGACGAACACCACCAGGGAGGCCAAAGAGTAAGCAGGTGGAACCACTAGACATGATCAAGCGTCAGCTCCAGTGTAGCAACTGCAAGGGTTTAGGACACAACAAGAAGACCTGCAAAGCTGTATCTTAAGTGTAGAGATAAGAGTTTTGTAAAGAAAGGAGACGGTTAGGACAAATTGTAGTAATAGTTATATTATAGAACTTTATATAGCTGATTTTGCCCAACTTTTTGGATTTAATTCTTGTTGGTTGAGTTTTTGGAGTGTGATCTTTTAAGGGTAAAGATCACAGTCAGGTTGAGACCAAAGCGAATTCCTAAATGGCATCAAACTTGATGGGAGATTTTACAGCAATTGTGCAAATACATTTTGTTGTATTGGATTCGATGGTTTCCCAatcttataacatttttttgtatgcATATTTTAAGTCACATTTGAATTGCAAATCTGTATAAATCCGCCTCACTTGTTAGAAAATTCCATAGTTGCCAACAACACGTTTATTTGTATAATTCCAAAAATGATCAATGGTCATATGATATACTTAATGCACCCGCGAATGGGGCCTTTGCGCCTATAATGAATGCTAGAGACAGTAAGATATAAGTGTCACAGTAAAACTCTCTACCAAGAAATTGATTCCAACCAGTCGGAGGTAAACTCGTAGGCCACAAAGGTAACAGCACCAGCAGGAGCAGCTTTCACAGTCGATGGCACAATGCCTTTGTACAGACCATGCCAGCCCTCTGATATCATTATCTGTCTAAGACCGTCTAACATGTTTCTGTATGCACGTCGTTCCACTCGGGCACCATATCTTGGATGTCTCTGTAGACCTTCAATCTGCAACAAAAAGagtctttcaaaatctttctgaCATTTCTATCATCTCATGTTTGAAGGCAACTCCAATTTCATCGCCATGGAGATCAACTGGGAAGTGCTTTTATTATCTACGGAATGTTTCACACAAATTTGAGTTTTCTTTCTAAAGCTACAGTGACAGATCAAGTGGAACTTAACCACCAAACAATAAGTAAACTCTCCAAGCACATACCATAGTGCAGCAAATATGATATCCTAGTCTGAGAAAGGTCCACAAGGATACACAAAAAACATGGAACCACGTGTACATGATAAGTCCTTGGGCTAGTTCATTGTAGGAGCATTGTAATTACCCTAGCTGGTTTGGGAGAATGAACTGAGGTTTTCATGATTTGTCTAGGGTTGAGGTAGAGTAGAGATTCTCTATATCAAGTCTCTATGATGTGTAGTGCTTAATGATGTGAAAATAAAGAGTTTACTAGATTTGAATCCTATCAGATTATCTTTTCAGAGAGTCCATTGGGTAAGATTAACTGACCTGGAATCGTTTTTTGACCACATCGAGAGGATGACAGACAAGCTTGGCGCTAGTGCCAGCCCCAAGCCCACAAACAAACAGCTGGAAGCTGGAAAGGTTGGTGTCCGTGTTGATCGGGTTTTTGGAGGCTAAAATATATCGATTCCAgtcctgttaaaaaaaaaatcaaatgaccTTGATTGTCgccagaaacaaaaaaaaaggacagagtttttatataaacatcACACATAAGAGATATATTGCTCTGCTCTTACCATCATCCAACGCTTAAACATATCATATGTGCCAAATTGCAGGCCGGCGTATGGCACAATCTCAACAAGAGTTGGTGTTAATCCATTATACAATCCTCTTATGCCTCGAGACTGAATAATATCGAAAAACGCAGACCTCATTGTTGGATANNNNNNNNNNNNNNNNNNNNNNNNNNNNNNNNNNNNNNNNNNNNNNNNNNNNNNNNNNNNNNNNNNNNNNNNNNNNNNNNNNNNNNNNNNNNNNNNNNNNNNNNNNNNNNNNNNNNNNNNNNNNNNNNNNNNNNNNNNNNNNNNNNNNNNNNNNNNNNNNNNNNNNNNNNNNNNNNNNNNNNNNNNNNNNNNNNNNNNNNNNNNNNNNNNNNNNNNNNNNNNNNNNNNNNNNNNNNNNNNNNNNNNNNNNNNNNNNNNNNNNNNNNNNNNNNNNNNNNNNNNNNNNNNNNNNNNNNNNNNNNNNNNNNNNNNNNNNNNNNNNNNNNNNNNNNNNNNNNNNNNNNNNNNNNNNNNNNNNNNNNNNNNNNNNNNNNNNNNNNNNNNNNNNNNNNNNNNNNNNNNNNNNNNNNNNNNNNNNNNNNNNNNNNNNNNNNNNNNNNNNNNNNNNNNNNNNNNNNNNNNNNNNNNNNNNNNNNNNNNNNNNNNNNNNNNNNNNNNNNNNNNNNNNNNNNNNNNNNNNNNNNNNNNNNNNNNNNNNNNNNNNNNNNNNNNNNNNNNNNNNNNNNNNNNNNNNNNNNNNNNNNNNNNNNNNNNNNNNNNNNNNNNNNNNNNNNNNNNNNNNNNNNNNNNNNNNNNNNNNNNNNNNNNNNNNNNNNNNNNNNNNNNNNNNNNNNNNNNNNNNNNNNNNNNNNNNNNNNNNNNNNNNNNNNNNNNNNNNNNNNNNNNNNNNNNNNNNNNNNNNNNNNNNNNNNNNNNNNNNNNNNNNNNNNNNNNNNNNNNNNNNNNNNNNNNNNNNNNNNNNNNNNNNNNNNNNNNNNNNNNNNNNNNNNNNNNNNNNNNNNNNNNNNNNNNNNNNNNNNNNNNNNNNNNNNNNNNNNNNNNNNNNNNNNNNNNNNNNNNNNNNNNNNNNNNNNNNNNNNNNNNNNNNNNNNNNNNNNNNNNNNNNNNNNNNNNNNNNNNNNNNNNNNNNNNNNNNNNNNNNNNNNNNNNNNNNNNNNNNNNNNNNNNNNNNNNNNNNNNNNNNNNNNNNNNNNNNNNNNNNNNNNNNNNNNNNNNNNNNNNNNNNNNNNNNNNNNNNNNNNNNNNNNNNNNNNNNNNNNNNNNNNNNNNNNNNNNNNNNNNNNNNNNNNNNNNNNNNNNNNNNNNNNNNNNNNNNNNNNNNNNNNNNNNNNNNNNNNNNNNNNNNNNNNNNNNNNNNNNNNNNNNNNNNNNNNNNNNNNNNNNNNNNNNNNNNNNNNNNNNNNNNNNNNNNNNNNNNNNNNNNNNNNNNNNNNNNNNNNNNNNNNNNNNNNNNNNNNNNNNNNNNNNNNNNNNNNNNNNNNNNNNNNNNNNNNNNNNNNNNNNNNNNNNNNNNNNNNNNNNNNNNNNNNNNNNNNNNNNNNNNNNNNNNNNNNNNNNNNNNNNNNNNNNNNNNNNNNNNNNNNNNNNNNNNNNNNNNNNNNNNNNNNNNNNNNNNNNNNNNNNNNNNNNNNNNNNNNNNNNNNNNNNNNNNNNNNNNNNNNNNNNNNNNNNNNNNNNNNNNNNNNNNNNNNNNNNNNNNNNNNNNNNNNNNNNNNNNNNNNNNNNNNNNNNNNNNNNNNNNNNNNNNNNNNNNNNNNNNNNNNNNNNNNNNNNNNNNNNNNNNNNNNNNNNNNNNNNNNNNNNNNNNNNNNNNNNNNNNNNNNNNNNNNNNNNNNNNNNNNNNNNNNNNNNNNNNNNNNNNNNNNNNNNNNNNNNNNNNNNNNNNNNNNNNNNNNNNNNNNNNNNNNNNNNNNNNNNNNNNNNNNNNNNNNNNNNNNNNNNNNNNNNNNNNNNNNNNNNNNNNNNNNNNNNNNNNNNNNNNNNNNNNNNNNNNNNNNNNNNNNNNNNNNNNNNNNNNNNNNNNNNNNNNNNNNNNNNNNNNNNNNNNNNNNNNNNNNNNNNNNNNNNNNNNNNNNNNNNNNNNNNNNNNNNNNNNNNNNNNNNNNNNNNNNNNNNNNNNNNNNNNNNNNNNNNNNNNNNNNNNNNNNNNNNNNNNNNNNNNNNNNNNNNNNNNNNNNNNNNNNNNNNNNNNNNNNNNNNNNNNNNNNNNNNNNNNNNNNNNNNNNNNNNNNNNNNNNNNNNNNNNNNNNNNNNNNNNNNNNNNNNNNNNNNNNNNNNNNNNNNNNNNNNNNNNNNNNNNNNNNNNNNNNNNNNNNNNNNNNNNNNNNNNNNNNNNNNNNNNNNNNNNNNNNNNNNNNNNNNNNNNNNNNNNNNNNNNNNNNNNNNNNNNNNNNNNNNNNNNNNNNNNNNNNNNNNNNNNNNNNNNNNNNNNNNNNNNNNNNNNNNNNNNNNNNNNNNNNNNNNNNNNNNNNNNNNNNNNNNNNNNNNNNNNNNNNNNNNNNNNNNNNNNNNNNNNNNNNNNNNNNNNNNNNNNNNNNNNNNNNNNNNNNNNNNNNNNNNNNNNNNNNNNNNNNNNNNNNNNNNNNNNNNNNNNNNNNNNNNNNNNNNNNNNNNNNNNNNNNNNNNNNNNNNNNNNNNNNNNNNNNNNNNNNNNNNNNNNNNNNNNNNNNNNNNNNNNNNNNNNNNNNNNNNNNNNNNNNNNNNNNNNNNNNNNNNNNNNNNNNNNNNNNNNNNNNNNNNNNNNNNNNNNNNNNNNNNNNNNNNNNNNNNNNNNNNNNNNNNNNNNNNNNNNNNNNNNNNNNNNNNNNNNNNNNNNNNNNNNNNNNNNNNNNNNNNNNNNNNNNNNNNNNNNNNNNNNNNNNNNNNNNNNNNNNNNNNNNNNNNNNNNNNNNNNNNNNNNNNNNNNNNNNNNNNNNNNNNNNNNNNNNNNNNNNNNNNNNNNNNNNNNNNNNNNNNNNNNNNNNNNNNNNNNNNNNNNNNNNNNNNNNNNNNNNNNNNNNNNNNNNNNNNNNNNNNNNNNNNNNNNNNNNNNNNNNNNNNNNNNNNNNNNNNNNNNNNNNNNNNNNNNNNNNNNNNNNNNNNNNNNNNNNNNNNNNNNNNNNNNNNNNNNNNNNNNNNNNNNNNNNNNNNNNNNNNNNNNNNNNNNNNNNNNNNNNNNNNNNNNNNNNNNNNNNNNNNNNNNNNNNNNNNNNNNNNNNNNNNNNNNNNNNNNNNNNNNNNNNNNNNNNNNNNNNNNNNNNNNNNNNNNNNNNNNNNNNNNNNNNNNNNNNNNNNNNNNNNNNNNNNNNNNNNNNNNNNNNNNNNNNNNNNNNNNNNNNNNNNNNNNNNNNNNNNNNNNNNNNNNNNNNNNNNNNNNNNNNNNNNNNNNNNNNNNNNNNNNNNNNNNNNNNNNNNNNNNNNNNNNNNNNNNNNNNNNNNNNNNNNNNNNNNNNNNNNNNNNNNNNNNNNNNNNNNNNNNNNNNNNNNNNNNNNNNNNNNNNNNNNNNNNNNNNNNNNNNNNNNNNNNNNNNNNNNNNNNNNNNNNNNNNNNNNNNNNNNNNNNNNNNNNNNNNNNNNNNNNNNNNNNNNNNNNNNNNNNNNNNNNNNNNNNNNNNNNNNNNNNNNNNNNNNNNNNNNNNNNNNNNNNNNNNNNNNNNNNNNNNNNNNNNNNNNNNNNNNNNNNNNNNNNNNNNNNNNNNNNNNNNNNNNNNNNNNNNNNNNNNNNNNNNNNNNNNNNNNNNNNNNNNNNNNNNNNNNNNNNNNNNNNNNNNNNNNNNNNNNNNNNNNNNNNNNNNNNNNNNNNNNNNNNNNNNNNNNNNNNNNNNNNNNNNNNNNNNNNNNNNNNNNNNNNNNNNNNNNNNNNNNNNNNNNNNNNNNNNNNNNNNNNNNNNNNNNNNNNNNNNNNNNNNNNNNNNNNNNNNNNNNNNNNNNNNNNNNNNNNNNNNNNNNNNNNNNNNNNNNNNNNNNNNNNNNNNNNNNNNNNNNNNNNNNNNNNNNNNNNNNNNNNNNNNNNNNNNNNNNNNNNNNNNNNNNNNNNNNNNNNNNNNNNNNNNNNNNNNNNNNNNNNNNNNNNNNNNNNNNNNNNNNNNNNNNNNNNNNNNNNNNNNNNNNNNNNNNNNNNNNNNNNNNNNNNNNNNNNNNNNNNNNNNNNNNNNNNNNNNNNNNNNNNNNNNNNNNNNNNNNNNNNNNNNNNNNNNNNNNNNNNNNNNNNNNNNNNNNNNNNNNNNNNNNNNNNNNNNNNNNNNNNNNNNNNNNNNNNNNNNNNNNNNNNNNNNNNNNNNNNNNNNNNNNNNNNNNNNNNNNNNNNNNNNNNNNNNNNNNNNNNNNNNNNNNNNNNNNNNNNNNNNNNNNNNNNNNNNNNNNNNNNNNNNNNNNNNNNNNNNNNNNNNNNNNNNNNNNNNNNNNNNNNNNNNNNNNNNNNNNNNNNNNNNNNNNNNNNNNNNNNNNNNNNNNNNNNNNNNNNNNNNNNNNNNNNNNNNNNNNNNNNNNNNNNNNNGGATGTCTCTGTAGACCTTCAATCTGCAACAAAAAGagtctttcaaaatctttctgaCATTTCTATCATCTCATGTTTGAAGGCAACTCCAATTTCATCGCCATGGAGATCAACTGGGAAGTGCTTTTATTATCTACGGAATGTTTCACACAAATTTGAGTTTTCTTTCTAAAGCTACAGTGACAGATCAAGTGGAACTTAACCACCAAACAATAAGTAAACTCTCCAAGCACATACCATAGTGCAGCAAATATGATATCCTAGTCTGAGAAAGGTCCACAAGGATACACAAAAAACATGGAACCACGTGTACATGATAAGTCCTTGGGCTAGTTCATTGTAGGAGCATTGTAATTACCCTAGCTGGTTTGGGAGAATGAACTGAGGTTTTCATGATTTGTCTAGGGTTGAGGTAGAGTAGAGATTCTCTATATCAAGTCTCTATGATGTGTAGTGCTTAATGATGTGAAAATAAAGAGTTTACTAGATTTGAATCCTATCAGATTATCTTTTCAGAGAGTCCATTGGGTAAGATTAACTGACCTGGAATCGTTTTTTGACCACATCGAGAGGATGACAGACAAGCTTGGCGCTAGTGCCAGCCCCAAGCCCACAAACAAACAGCTGGAAGCTGGAAAGGTTGGTGTCCGTGTTGATCGGGTTTTTGGAGGCTAAAATATATCGATTCCAgtcctgttaaaaaaaaaatcaaatgaccTTGATTGTCgccagaaacaaaaaaaaaggacagagtttttatataaacatcACACATAAGAGATATATTGCTCTGCTCTTACCATCATCCAACGCTTAAACATATCATATGTGCCAAATTGCAGGCCGGCGTATGGCACAATCTCAACAAGAGTTGGTGTTAATCCATTATACAATCCTCTTATGCCTCGAGACTGAATAATATCGAAAAACGCAGACCTCATTGTTGGATACACCTGTAGACAGTCATCAATATGTCACTTaaacatgaataaaaaagaaaatcatgaaGCCCCTAAGGGCAAGAGATTTAAATTATTCTACAGGGTTTATCATGAGTCAAGTAATAAACCTTAGGCTCCCCTTGTGATGCCAATATTGTCCTAAGAAGATCAAAGGGATAAGATCCTAGTGTAGCAGCACATCCTGCTAACGCTCCACTGACGAAGGATAGATAAGGGCTCAGATGTATATGATCCTCTGCATTGCAAAAGAGTACAACCAGCTAATAAGTAAGATAATACATTGACATCTAAATGATAGGGGTCATCAACAAGAGCTTTTATAAGAAACACCCATTCAACATACACAATCTGAAGAATTAACCCTAAGTGAATTCTATTCCACAAGTGACAAGAAATGTTACCACTGAGATAGCCGTTGGGGGATTACAGCGAAAAAAGCACTAACAATCTACCAAGCACCCTATCAACAGAGACATCGATGTTACTCAGTAGACTCATTACCTGTTTTAGTAGAACCAGATGCAAAAGACTTCAACTTATGTAGTACTGTAAACTGAATTGAAGTATATGGCATGACCATGAGCAAAGCTGGCACATTACCCCGCCAAAACCCCtaagaaaacaagaatcaaacatCAGAACAGAGACCAAGACCTCATAAAAACCTAATGCCACAGACCTGAAACTACTAATAGACTATAAAGCCTAAACAACAATAAGATGTGGGTTTCAGGAAATGGAAATGTTGAAGAGACTGACCCGAAAGCCTTCTTCTCTAAAAATGTCTTTAGTTGCCTGTACCATTCCAGTATACTTAGATGCTCCAGACAAGTTTCCCCGGACCATACCCCATGAAGTCGTCGGTTCTAGTTGAACCTGCCATGACATAGAGAAGCTCCTTTCAACCAATCTTGAAAATATCATGAAGCATAACTCCATAGATTAAGCTAATAACTTCAAAA from Camelina sativa cultivar DH55 chromosome 2, Cs, whole genome shotgun sequence includes the following:
- the LOC109124761 gene encoding uncharacterized protein LOC109124761 isoform X1, with the translated sequence MATKKVIAICQSGGEFVTNKDGSLAYSGGDAYAIDIDQDTSMSDFKSELAENFGFSWETMTLKYFLPGNKKTLITISKDKDFKRMVSFSADAANVEIFVLPEEADARNVSNMPASRSSRTTASEAVVPVASAGDIVVGDDDMITDDFQIEIGMMPEESSPLPGNFVLTDEKQHIKAAQQWENAITGVDQRFNSFTEFRDVLHKYSIAHGFTYKYKKNDSHRVSVKCKAQGCPWRITASRLSTTQLICIKKMNSRHTCERAVVKAGYRATRGWIGSIIKEKLKAFPDYKPKDIAEDIKREYGIQLNYSQAWRAKEIAREQLQGSYKEAYSQLPSFCEKITETNPGSIATFMTKEDSSFHRLFISFYASISGFRQGCRPLLFLDSAVLNSKYQGVMLVATAPDAEDGIFPVAFAVVDSETEENWVWFLENLKLALAEPRTITFVADFQNGQKNALPLVFEKGQHHAYCLRHLAKKLNTDLQAQFSHEARRFMLNDFYAAAYATQPEAYYRSLENIKNISPDAYTWVIESEPFHWANALFEGERYNHMNSTFGLDFYSWVSEAHELPITQMIDQLRAKLMQSIYTHQVQSREWVTTLTPTNEEKLQKEIELARSLQVSAPHNSLFEVHGESLNLVDINQCDCDCKVWRITGLPCSHAVAVIECIGKSPYDYCSRYFTSDSYRSTYAESINPVPNTTMTMMMVEEPPVEGVVSVTPPPTRRTPPGRPKSKQVEPLDMIKRQLQCSNCKGLGHNKKTCKAVS
- the LOC109124761 gene encoding uncharacterized protein LOC109124761 isoform X2, with the translated sequence MSDFKSELAENFGFSWETMTLKYFLPGNKKTLITISKDKDFKRMVSFSADAANVEIFVLPEEADARNVSNMPASRSSRTTASEAVVPVASAGDIVVGDDDMITDDFQIEIGMMPEESSPLPGNFVLTDEKQHIKAAQQWENAITGVDQRFNSFTEFRDVLHKYSIAHGFTYKYKKNDSHRVSVKCKAQGCPWRITASRLSTTQLICIKKMNSRHTCERAVVKAGYRATRGWIGSIIKEKLKAFPDYKPKDIAEDIKREYGIQLNYSQAWRAKEIAREQLQGSYKEAYSQLPSFCEKITETNPGSIATFMTKEDSSFHRLFISFYASISGFRQGCRPLLFLDSAVLNSKYQGVMLVATAPDAEDGIFPVAFAVVDSETEENWVWFLENLKLALAEPRTITFVADFQNGQKNALPLVFEKGQHHAYCLRHLAKKLNTDLQAQFSHEARRFMLNDFYAAAYATQPEAYYRSLENIKNISPDAYTWVIESEPFHWANALFEGERYNHMNSTFGLDFYSWVSEAHELPITQMIDQLRAKLMQSIYTHQVQSREWVTTLTPTNEEKLQKEIELARSLQVSAPHNSLFEVHGESLNLVDINQCDCDCKVWRITGLPCSHAVAVIECIGKSPYDYCSRYFTSDSYRSTYAESINPVPNTTMTMMMVEEPPVEGVVSVTPPPTRRTPPGRPKSKQVEPLDMIKRQLQCSNCKGLGHNKKTCKAVS
- the LOC104723279 gene encoding mitochondrial adenine nucleotide transporter ADNT1-like, coding for MRSAFFDIIQSRGIRGLYNGLTPTLVEIVPYAGLQFGTYDMFKRWMMDWNRYILASKNPINTDTNLSSFQLFVCGLGAGTSAKLVCHPLDVVKKRFQIEGLQRHPRYGARVERRAYRNMLDGLRQIMISEGWHGLYKGIVPSTVKAAPAGAVTFVAYEFTSDWLESISW
- the LOC104751398 gene encoding mitochondrial thiamine pyrophosphate carrier — protein: MSPTAATVDDPGQIKRALIDASAGAISGGISRTFTSPLDVIKIRFQVQLEPTTSWGMVRGNLSGASKYTGMVQATKDIFREEGFRGFWRGNVPALLMVMPYTSIQFTVLHKLKSFASGSTKTEDHIHLSPYLSFVSGALAGCAATLGSYPFDLLRTILASQGEPKVYPTMRSAFFDIIQSRGIRGLYNGLTPTLVEIVPYAGLQFGTYDMFKRWMMVRAEQYISYV